A region of the Kribbella sp. NBC_01245 genome:
GTGCCGCTGTTCGCTGCGGGACTTGCCTGGCTCATGACGCGTTCACGGCTTCCAATGCTGCGCAGAGCCGAATAGGCGTGCCATGCTCGGCTTATGTCGAAGGAGACTCCCGTTGCCGCCGGCCGCTCGTGGAAGTCACGGCTGATCGTTGGACTGGTAATCGTCGTACTGCTGGTCCTCGCGTATGTGGTCGCCGTGACGTTCCTGCCGCGTTGGTGGGCGCAACGCGTCGGCGATCTCGTCGACGGCCGTTTCGGCGCCGGTACGGCGTGGGGTCTGTTCTACGGGATCGTCTTCACGTTCGTACCACTGGTGATCGCGCGGCAGGCGTTGCGCCGGGTCGAGTGGACCACCCGCGTCATCTTCCTGACCGTCGCCGCGGCCCTGGCCACGCCCAACCTGATGACCCTGGGCATCGTGCTCGGCCGGGGTAAGGCGGCACACGCGGGCGAGCGCATTCTCGACGTCACCGCGCCCGCCTTCCGTGGCGCCAGCCTGATCGGTGCGATCATCGCGACGATCGTTGCCCTCGGCATCTTCGCGTTGCTCGCCCTCGGCCGACAGAGTCGTCGCGAACTGAAACAACTGCGGGAAGGCCAGAAACAAAGGGATTCCGAGGCACGGGATCGCGCCGAGGAAGGCAAGGAAGATCCGGTCAAGGAAGAGCAAAACTAAGCGGACTTACGGATCCGGGCGATCTCGGGATGGACCACGGGGTGAACCGGGGTGCTGGTGACGCGCCATTCGCCGCAGTCGCAGCGCTGGTAGACGACCAGCCCCTCGCTGACTCGATGGGACGAGCTGGCGATCCAGCGGTGCCGGTGCTGCTGATTTTCGGAGGTCATGGGTCCATCGTGATGTAATGGCATTGTGCATCTCAACCCTTACGGCGCCGACGCGGTTCTGCTCGCGGTCAATCTGGCCAATCGCGGCTTCAGCACGGCCGACGAACTGTGCGATATCTGCATCGTCAGTGGCGTCGAGAGCCGGCTGGTGCTGGACCGTCAGATCACCGACGACGACTTCGAACAGATCAAGACCGTACTGGCGGAGTGGATCGAGGTGGTGGACTGCCCGGACCCCGCGACCCGGGTCGAGCTGGTGAACGCGATGCTCGCCAAGTACACCGAGCATCCCCGGCTGACGAACCACGCGGGCGATGGCTGGCACATCCACTACCGCCCGGACGCCGTCGGTGTCGGCCGGCTGGTCGCGACCCTGATCAGCACCGGCAGCGCGCTGCACCTCGCCGGCCGCGGCATGACCCGGCTCGGCCGATGCGCGACCAACGACTGCGAGAACGTGTACGCCGACATGTCCCGGGCCGGCCGCCAGCGCTATTGCAGCCCCGCCTGCGCCAACCGCGACGCCGTCCGCCGCCACCGCTCCCGCGCGAAGCCCTGATGGTCAAACCAGGACGGCCTCAGGCCGCCACTAGGATGGCGTTATGAGCGAGGCGGAGAACGAGAACCAGGGCCCGGTGATGGCCGGAGCGCAAACCGAGGACGGCAAGTTCCTGATCGTCGGCCCGGACGGTATGGCCGTCGAGGGTCCGCCGCGCCAGGACGAGGACGACTCCGAAGAGCCACGCTCCGTGACCGAACTGGTCGAGCAGCCGGCCAAGGTGATGCGGATCGGCAACATGATCCGGCAGCTGCTGGAAGAGGTGAAGTCGGCACCGCTCGACGAGGCCTCGCGCCAGCGGCTGAAGTCGATCCACGCCGCCTCGATCAAGGAGCTCGAGTCCGGCCTCGCGCCAGAGCTCGTCGAGGAGCTCGACCGTCTCAGCCTGCCGTTCACCGAAGACGGCACGCCCACCGACGCCGAGCTGCGGATCGCGCAGGCCCAGCTGGTCGGCTGGCTGGAAGGGCTGTTCCACGGCATCCAGACGGCCTTGTTCGCCCAGCAGATGGCGGCTCGCCAGCAGCTCGAGTCGATGCGCCGCGCGC
Encoded here:
- a CDS encoding CGNR zinc finger domain-containing protein → MHLNPYGADAVLLAVNLANRGFSTADELCDICIVSGVESRLVLDRQITDDDFEQIKTVLAEWIEVVDCPDPATRVELVNAMLAKYTEHPRLTNHAGDGWHIHYRPDAVGVGRLVATLISTGSALHLAGRGMTRLGRCATNDCENVYADMSRAGRQRYCSPACANRDAVRRHRSRAKP
- a CDS encoding bacterial proteasome activator family protein, translating into MSEAENENQGPVMAGAQTEDGKFLIVGPDGMAVEGPPRQDEDDSEEPRSVTELVEQPAKVMRIGNMIRQLLEEVKSAPLDEASRQRLKSIHAASIKELESGLAPELVEELDRLSLPFTEDGTPTDAELRIAQAQLVGWLEGLFHGIQTALFAQQMAARQQLESMRRALPPGVLPTHEDGQQPFPGQTGPQQPGQTDGPGSSGMYL